A region from the Ctenopharyngodon idella isolate HZGC_01 chromosome 13, HZGC01, whole genome shotgun sequence genome encodes:
- the LOC127525244 gene encoding NMDA receptor synaptonuclear signaling and neuronal migration factor-like isoform X5, which yields MMRFLRWRPKLARAFGEYLHTHPENHGSDSLCAQNNNFHSCIAVSADPSLINPAVGLLEPPPPTTSSKSRLSLERSFSAEEDQQKCVECALQPARVYTITGESGMLGTSRGSKENLELEVLKGGREACHAQPSTSSNSSSPTQHHHHHGSGSGSGSVSGSGNHHHGNHHHGNHHHGNISGGGNGGTNPHQHISSAGTSHHQHGAHHHHLSQPLQSSVSAHNIRGWGEGKECGLACESCSGAPSRSQGSLDLESSTREAGKQRRPPLERMCSVDRMTGLERDDNSWFPKENMFSFQTATTTMQANFRKHLRMVGSRRMKAQTFAERRAKSFNRSWSDPTPVKQDSLTDSKDSGDLQTTCCTPDEGGCEDMDWEEEREMERLACEGDDFIPPKIMLISSKVPKAEYVPNIIRKDDPSIIPILYDHEHATFDDILEEIEKRLTAYRKGSKIWRMLIFCQGGPGHLYLLKNKVATFAKVEKEEDMSQFWKRLSRFMSKVNPEPNLIHIMGCYVLGNPNGEKLFQKLKNLMRPYSVTFESPLELSAQGKEMIEMYFDFRLFRLWKTRQHSKLLDYEDLL from the exons CTCGTGCATTTGGAGAGTACCTTCACACCCATCCTGAGAACCACGGATCAG ACAGCCTGTGTGCTCAAAACAACAACTTTCACAGCTGCATCGCCGTCAGCGCCGACCCCAGCTTGATTAACCCTGCCGTGGGCCTCCTGGAACCACCACCTCCGACGACTTCCTCCAAGAGCCGGCTGTCCCTAGAGCGCAGcttctcagcagaggaggaccAGCAGAAGTGTGTGGAGTGTGCCCTGCAGCCTGCTCGGGTCTATACCATCACTGGAGAGAGCGGCATGCTGGGAACCAGCCGGGGAAGCAAGGAGAACCTGGAGCTTGAGGTCTTGAAAGGGGGACGGGAGGCGTGTCATGCCCAGCCCTCTACGTCCTCCAACTCATCTTCTCCGACTCAGCACCACCACCACCATGGAAGCGGAAGCGGGAGCGGGAGTGTGAGCGGGAGCGGCAACCACCATCACGGCAaccaccatcatggtaaccacCATCATGGCAACATCAGTGGAGGCGGAAATGGCGGAACCAACCCCCACCAGCACATCTCTAGTGCTGGAACGTCGCACCATCAGCACGGGGCACACCACCACCACCTTTCCCAGCCTCTGCAGAGCTCAGTCAGCGCACACAACATTCGTGGCTGGGGGGAGGGAAAGGAATGTGGCCTGGCGTGTGAGTCCTGTTCTGGGGCTCCATCACGCAGCCAAGGCTCCCTGGACCTGGAAAGCAGCACCCGAGAGGCAGGCAAGCAGCGCCGGCCACCACTAGAGCGGATGTGCAGTGTGGACCGCATGACTGGGCTGGAGCGAG ACGATAACAGTTGGTTCCCTAAAGAGAACATGTTCAGCTTTCAGACTGCTACCACGACCATGCAGGC GAATTTCCGGAAGCATTTAAGAATGGTGGGCAGCAGAAGAATGAAAGCACAAA CATTTGCAGAGCGCAGGGCGAAGAGTTTCAACCGATCCTGGAGCGATCCGACCCCTGTCAAACAAGACTCCCTAACCGACTCAAAAGACA GTGGGGATCTGCAGACGACCTGCTGTACCCCAGACGAGGGCGGATGTGAAGACATGGACtgggaggaggagagagagatggagagactGGCATGTGAAGGGGATGACTTTATCCCTCCTAAAATTATG CTGATTTCATCTAAAGTCCCCAAAGCAGAATATGTTCCCAATATTATTCGAAAGGATGATCCTTCTATTATACCCATACTCTAT GATCATGAGCATGCCACGTTTGATGATATTCTGG AGGAGATTGAGAAGAGATTGACAGCCTACAGGAAGGGCTCCAAGATCTGGCGCATGCTGATCTTCTGTCAG GGCGGCCCAGGACACCTGTACCTGCTGAAGAATAAAGTGGCCACTTTTGCCAAGGTCGAGAAAGAAGAAGACATGAGCCA GTTTTGGAAACGACTTAGCCGGTTTATGAGTAAAGTGAATCCAGAGCCAAACCTGATCCACATCATGGGCTGCTATGTCCTGGGCAATCCGAATGGAGAGAAG CTGTTCCAGAAACTGAAGAACCTGATGAGGCCTTATTCTGTCACATTTGAGTCACCGCTGGAGCTCTCTGCTCAGG GCAAAGAGATGATTGAGATGTACTTCGACTTCCGTCTGTTTCGACTTTGGAAAACCCGGCAGCACTCAAAACTCCTCGACTACGAAGATCTCTTGTGA